The following are encoded together in the Ranitomeya imitator isolate aRanImi1 chromosome 4, aRanImi1.pri, whole genome shotgun sequence genome:
- the LOC138674764 gene encoding olfactory receptor 5G25-like, with the protein MNRTVITEIFLIGFQNLSDVRFFIIFVCLLMYLTAMIGNLTIIVLVSKSHYLQFPMFFYLGHLSFSDMLLISNIVPFLVHIILFNGGLVSLKGCITQFFFYGVSATTECLLLTAMSYDRYLAICSPLHYSNIMSPRLCLYIVVFCWSLGFVITLVTILFIQTLWFCGPFVIDHFFCDFGPLLELSCSDVSIVKYEVLFLSGLLTIIPFRFIVVTYGYIFVTIMKITSATGRQKTFSTCRSHLAVVCTYYGALFAIYVVPRRGYSLNINKVVSLMYSVVTPLFNPIIYGLRNKEIKTAIQRFILRCRRNCGK; encoded by the coding sequence ATGAATAGGACAGTGATAACTGAAATATTTCTTATTGGTTTTCAAAACCTTTCAGATGTCCGGTTCTTCATAATTTTTGTGTGCTTGCTCATGTATCTGACTGCAATGATTGGCAATCTTACCATTATTGTTTTGGTTTCCAAAAGTCATTACCTCCAATTTCCAATGTTTTTCTATCTGGGCCACCTTTCCTTCTCTGATATGTTGCTTATTTCCAACATTGTCCCATTCTTAGTGCATATTATTCTGTTCAATGGTGGCCTTGTTTCCCTTAAGGGCTGTATAACTCAgttctttttttatggtgtttctGCAACAACCGAATGTCTCCTGCTGACCGCTATGTCCTATGACCGATATCTCGCAATCTGCAGCCCACTACACTACTCCAATATTATGAGTCCAAGACTCTGTTTATATATTGTTGTATTTTGCTGGTCCCTGGGGTTTGTGATTACTCTGGTTACAATACTATTCATACAGACATTGTGGTTCTGTGGTCCCTTCGTAATTGACCACTTCTTTTGTGACTTTGGCCCCCTTCTAGAACTGTCCTGTTCAGATGTTTCCATAGTAAAATATGAGGTGCTGTTCCTCTCTGGTCTTTTGACCATTATCCCTTTTAGGTTTATTGTGGTCACCTATGGTTATATCTTTGTAACCATAATGAAGATCACTTCAGCCACTGGGAGACAGAAGACATTTTCCACCTGTAGATCTCACCTGGCTGTTGTATGTACCTATTATGGTGCGCTCTTTGCAATATATGTAGTACCCCGCAGAGGGTATTCTTTGAATATTAATAAAGTGGTGTCCCTCATGTACTCAGTGGTCACCCCGTTGTTCAATCCAATCATATATGGCTTACGAAATAAGGAGATCAAAACCGCCATCCAAAGGTTTATCCTCAGATGTAGAAGGAACTGCGGAAAATAA